From one Lotus japonicus ecotype B-129 chromosome 3, LjGifu_v1.2 genomic stretch:
- the LOC130746307 gene encoding pentatricopeptide repeat-containing protein At5g08510 encodes MVLSGTTTFKFSTLRNPNSKNIGMNQVKQIHGYTLRTGIDQTKTLIEKLLEIPNLHYAQAVLHHSPNSTVFLYNKLIQAYSSHSQHQHQCFSLYSQMRLLGHSPNQYTFNFLFSTCTSLSSLSLGQMLHAHFIKSGFAPDVFAATALLDMYAKVGTLELARRLFDEMPVREVPTWNAMMAGHARFGDVDGALELFRLMPSRNVVSWTTMISGYSKNKQYEKALGLFLRMECEEDIMPNAVTLASILPACANLGALEIGQRVEAYARKNGFFKNLYVSNAVLEMYAKCGHIDVAWRVFNEIGSLRNLCSWNSMIMGLAVHGKCGKALELYDQMLREGTTPDDVTFVGLLLACTHGGMVEKGRHIFKSMKTDFNIIPKLEHYGCMVDLLGRAGKLREAYEVIQTMPMKPDSVIWGTLLGACSFHGNVELAEIAAESLFTLEPRNPGNYVILSNIYASADQWDGVAKLRKVMKGSQITKSAGHSFLEEGGQLHKFIVEDRSHPKSNEIFALLDGVYEMFKFNRSAFECHLDLDLCN; translated from the exons ATGGTATTGTCGGGAACAACAACCTTTAAGTTTTCAACTTTGAGGAACCCAAACTCCAAAAACATTGGAATGAACCAAGTGAAGCAAATCCATGGTTACACACTAAGAACTGGCATAGACCAAACCAAAACCCTCATTGAGAAGCTACTTGAAATCCCAAACCTGCATTATGCCCAAGCTGTGTTGCACCACTCACCCAACTCCACTGTCTTCCTCTACAACAAGCTCATTCAAGCCTACTCCTCCCATTCCCAACACCAACACCAATGCTTCTCCCTTTACTCCCAAATGCGCCTTCTTGGTCACTCACCAAACCAATACACTTTCAACTTTCTCTTCTCTACCTGCACTTCCCTTTCCTCCCTTTCCCTCGGCCAAATGCTCCATGCCCACTTCATCAAATCAGGCTTTGCACCTGATGTCTTTGCCGCCACCGCGTTGCTCGACATGTATGCGAAAGTGGGTACGTTGGAGCTCGCACGCCGgctgtttgatgaaatgcctGTGAGAGAGGTACCCACCTGGAACGCTATGATGGCGGGGCATGCGAGGTTTGGTGATGTGGATGGAGCGTTGGAGTTGTTCAGGTTGATGCCTTCTAGGAATGTGGTGTCATGGACCACCATGATATCTGGTTACTCGAAGAACAAGCAGTATGAGAAGGCTTTGGGGTTGTTCCTGAGGATGGAGTGTGAGGAAGATATTATGCCCAATGCAGTAACTTTGGCAAGCATTTTGCCAGCTTGTGCAAATCTTGGGGCACTGGAAATTGGGCAGAGGGTTGAAGCTTATGCGAGGAAAAATGGGTTCTTTAAGAATTTGTATGTGAGCAATGCTGTGTTGGAGATGTATGCAAAATGTGGTCATATTGATGTTGCTTGGCGGGTATTTAATGAGATTGGTAGCTTGAGAAACCTATGCTCTTGGAATTCAATGATCATGGGTTTGGCTGTCCATGGAAAATGCGGCAAGGCCCTTGAGCTTTATGATCAAATGCTG AGAGAAGGAACTACACCTGATGATGTAACATTCGTGGGGCTTCTCTTAGCATGCACCCATGGAGGCATGGTTGAAAAAGGCAGGCATATCTTCAAGTCAATGAAAACAGACTTCAACATCATTCCCAAACTAGAACACTATGGCTGCATGGTTGATCTACTAGGCCGCGCTGGGAAGTTGAGAGAAGCTTATGAGGTCATACAAACTATGCCAATGAAACCAGACTCAGTAATATGGGGGACTCTATTAGGAGCTTGCAGCTTTCATGGTAATGTTGAGCTGGCTGAGATAGCAGCTGAGTCACTATTTACACTTGAGCCTCGGAACCCGGGAAACTATGTCATTCTTTCCAACATTTATGCATCAGCGGATCAATGGGACGGAGTTGCAAAGCTCAGAAAGGTGATGAAGGGAAGCCAAATTACAAAATCAGCTGGACATAGTTTCCTTGAAGAGGGAGGTCAGCTGCATAAGTTCATTGTGGAGGATAGATCACATCCAAAAAGCAATGAAATTTTTGCTTTGCTTGATGGAGTTTATGAAATGTTTAAGTTCAATAGAAGTGCATTTGAGTGCCATTTGGATCTTGATTTGTGCAACTAA
- the LOC130746304 gene encoding serine/arginine-rich splicing factor RS31-like isoform X2 produces MCISPHLYSGFAFVYFEDERDGEEAIRALDNIPFGYDKRRLSVEWARGERGRNRDPPKANQRPTKTLFVINFDPIRTRVRDIEKHFEPYGKLHHVRIRRNFAFVQFETQEDATKALECTNMSKILDRVVTVEYALRDDSERGDHYDSPRRGGGYARSPSPAYRRRPSPDYGRPRSPVYDRYNGPDRRRSPDYGRPRSPDYGRTRSPDYGRPRSPVNARFRSRSPVRRSRT; encoded by the exons ATGTGTATCAGCCCTCACTTATATTCAG GTTTTGCTTTTGTCTATTTTGAGGATGAgcgtgatggtgaagaagcaaTTCGCGCACTTGACAATATTCCATTTGGTTATGACAAGCGACGTCTGTCTGTGGAGTGGGCTAGG GGTGAACGTGGGCGTAATCGTGATCCCCCAAAGGCAAACCAGAGGCCCACAAAAACCCTATTTGTGATTAACTTTGACCCAATTCGTACTAGAGTTCGTGATATAGAAAAGCACTTTGAACCTTATGGCAAGCTTCATCATGTTCGAATTCGTAGGAACTTCGCATTTGTGCAGTTTGAAACACAAGAAGATGCTACCAAAGCTCTAGAGTGTACAAATATGAG TAAGATACTGGACAGGGTGGTGACTGTAGAGTATGCTCTGAGGGATGATAGTGAGAGGGGTGACCATTATGACAGCCCTAGAAGAGGAGGGGGTTATGCAAGGTCGCCTAGTCCAGCTTATCGAAGGCGACCAAGTCCTGATTATGGTCGTCCTCGCAGTCCTGTATATGATAGGTATAATGGACCAGACAGGCGGAGGAGTCCTGATTATGGCAGGCCTAGGAGTCCTGATTATGGCAGGACCAGGAGTCCTGATTATGGCAGGCCCAGGAGCCCTGTAAATGCTAGATTTCGCAG CCGTTCACCTGTAAGGAGGTCAAGAACTTAG
- the LOC130746306 gene encoding calcium-transporting ATPase, endoplasmic reticulum-type: MKVPMEEKPFPAWSWSVEQCLKEYGVKLDKGLSTQEVLKRRGKYGWNELAKEKGKPLWQLVLEQFDDMLVKILLAAAFISFLLAYFSGSESGESGFEAYVEPLVIVLILVLNAIVGVWQENNAEKALEALKELQCESGKVFRNGSLVPDLPARELVPGDIVELHVGDKVPADMRVAALKTSTLRVEQSSLTGEAMPVLKGTNPIFLDDCELQAKENMVFAGTTVVNGSCLCIVITTAMDTEIGKIQKQIHEASLEESDTPLKKKLDEFGGRLTTAIGIVCLIVWIINYKNFISWDVVDGWPTNIKFSFQKCTYYFKIAVALAVAAIPEGLPAVITTCLALGTRKMAQKNAIVRRLPSVETLGCTTVICSDKTGTLTTNQMSVMEFFTLGGKTTASRVIHVEGTTYDPNDGGIVDWTCYNMDANLVAMAEICAVCNDAGVYFDGRLFRATGLPTEAALKVLVEKMGVPEVKSRNKTHDAQVAANNMMACNPVKLGCCEWWNKRSKRVATLEFDRIRKSMSVIVREPDGQNRLLVKGASESLLERSSHVQLADGSLVPIDDQCRELLLERLQEMSSKGLRCLGLAYKDELGEFSDYYADTHPAHKKLLDPNYYSSIEKDLVFVGVVGLRDPPREEVHKAIEDCKEAGIRVMVITGDNKSTAEAICKEIKLFSRDEDLTGKSLTGKEFISLPPSEQVKIMLKPGGKVFSRAEPRHKQDIVRLLKEMGEIVAMTGDGVNDAPALKLADIGIAMGITGTEVAKEASDMVLADDNFSTIVSAVAEGRAIYNNMKAFIRYMISSNVGEVISIFLTAALGIPECMIPVQLLWVNLVTDGPPATALGFNPADVDIMQKPPRRSDDPLISYWVLFRYIVIGSYVGIATVGIFVLWYTQASFLGINLVSDGHTIIEFSQLRNWGECHSWSNFTAAPFSVGGGRLITFSNPCEYFSVGKVKAMTLSLSVLVAIEMFNSLNALSEENSLRKLPPWRNPWLLVAMSVSLGLHCLILYIPFLAEVFGVAPLSLNEWFMVILISAPVILIDEILKLVVRSQRRMTKKKQA, translated from the exons ATGAAAGTTCCAATGGAGGAAAAACCATTCCCTGCTTGGTCATGGTCAGTTGAGCAGTGCTTGAAAGAGTATGGTGTCAAACTGGATAAGGGTTTGAGTACTCAAGAGGTTCTGAAGCGGCGCGGGAAATATGGTTGGAACGAGCTAGCGAAAGAGAAGGGGAAGCCACTATGGCAACTAGTGTTAGAACAATTTGATGACATGTTGGTGAAGATTCTTCTGGCTGCAGCCTTCATATCATTTCTTTTGGCATACTTTAGCGGAAGCGAATCAGGTGAGTCTGGATTTGAAGCTTATGTGGAGCCACTTGTGATCGTTCTTATTTTAGTCCTTAACGCGATTGTCGGAGTTTGGCAAGAGAACAATGCTGAAAAGGCCCTTGAAGCTCTTAAAGAGTTGCAATGTGAGTCTGGAAAAGTGTTTAGGAATGGCTCTCTTGTGCCTGATTTGCCTGCAAGAGAGCTTGTTCCCGGTGACATTGTGGAGCTCCATGTTGGAGATAAAGTCCCTGCTGACATGAGGGTTGCAGCTTTGAAAACCTCGACTCTGAGAGTTGAGCAAAGCTCGTTAACCGGAGAGGCGATGCCGGTTCTCAAAGGCACCAATCCAATTTTCTTGGATGACTGTGAGTTGCAGGCAAAAGAAAACATGGTTTTTGCAGGCACAACTGTTGTCAATGGAAGCTGTCTTTGCATTGTTATTACCACAGCAATGGACACTGAAATTGGGAAGATACAGAAGCAAATACATGAGGCTTCTCTGGAGGAAAGTGATACTCCCTTGAAGAAGAAGCTAGATGAGTTTGGTGGGAGGCTCACCACTGCAATTGGGATAGTTTGCCTTATTGTGTGGATCATAAACTACAAAAATTTCATTTCTTGGGATGTTGTTGATGGATGGCCCACAaacatcaaattttcttttCAGAAATGCACCTACTATTTCAAAATTGCTGTTGCTCTTGCTGTAGCTGCAATCCCAGAAGGTCTTCCTGCTGTTATCACAACTTGTTTAGCCCTTGGTACAAGGAAAATGGCTCAGAAGAATGCAATCGTGAGAAGGCTTCCAAGTGTGGAAACTCTGGGATGCACTACTGTGATCTGTTCAGATAAAACTGGGACTCTGACTACAAATCAAATGTCTGTGATGGAGTTCTTTACTTTGGGTGGGAAAACCACTGCTTCTCGAGTCATTCACGTTGAAGGCACAACTTATGATCCCAATGATGGTGGAATTGTTGATTGGACTTGCTATAACATGGATGCTAACTTGGTAGCCATGGCAGAAATATGTGCTGTTTGTAACGATGCTGGGGTTTATTTTGATGGTCGCCTATTTCGAGCCACGGGTTTGCCTACTGAAGCTGCTCTCAAAGTTCTGGTTGAGAAGATGGGAGTTCCAGAAGTTAAGTCAAGGAACAAAACTCATGATGCGCAAGTTGCTGCAAACAACATGATGGCTTGCAACCCTGTGAAGTTAG GATGCTGTGAGTGGTGGAATAAGAGATCCAAAAGGGTAGCTACATTGGAGTTTGATCGCATTAGGAAGTCAATGAGTGTTATTGTTCGTGAACCAGATGGGCAAAATCGGCTTCTTGTCAAG GGTGCTTCTGAGAGTTTACTGGAGCGTAGTTCACATGTGCAACTTGCCGATGGATCCCTGGTTCCCATAGATGATCAATGTAGGGAACTACTTCTTGAAAGACTCCAGGAGATGAGTTCAAAGGGATTGCGTTGCTTGGGTTTGGCATATAAGGATGAACTGGGAGAATTCTCAGACTATTATGCAGACACTCATCCTGCCCACAAGAAATTGCTTGATCCAAATTACTACTCATCCATTGAAAAAGATCTAGTTTTTGTTGGTGTTGTTGGCCTAAGA GACCCTCCTCGTGAGGAAGTTCATAAAGCAATTGAGGATTGTAAGGAAGCTGGTATTAGAGTCATGGTGATAACTGGAGATAACAAGTCAACAGCAGAGGCTATTTGTAAGGAAATCAAATTGTTCTCTAGAGATGAGGATCTTACAGGGAAAAGTTTGACAGGTAAGGAATTCATATCACTTCCTCCTTCAGAACAAGTTAAAATAATGTTGAAACCTGGAGGAAAGGTTTTCTCCCGAGCCGAGCCTAGACACAAGCAAGATATTGTGAGACTGCTGAAGGAAATGGGGGAGATTGTTGCAATGACCGGAGACGGTGTGAATGATGCACCTGCACTTAAGCTTGCTGACATAGGGATTGCTATGGGCATAACAGGAACAGAG GTTGCAAAAGAAGCTTCAGATATGGTGCTTGCAGATGACAATTTTAGTACTATTGTTTCAGCTGTTGCTGAGGGTCGCgctatttataataatatgaaAGCATTTATCAG GTACATGATATCATCAAATGTTGGAGAAGTAATATCCATATTCTTGACTGCTGCTCTGGGGATCCCAGAATGCATGATTCCGGTGCAACTTTTGTGGGTCAATTTGGTTACTGATGGTCCACCTGCAACAGCTCTTGGTTTTAATCCCGCTGATGTTGATATCATGCAAAAGCCACCTCGCAGAAGTGATGATCCTCTTATAAGTTATTGGGTTCTATTTCGTTATATA GTAATTGGTTCCTATGTGGGGATTGCAACAGTTGGCATTTTTGTCTTGTGGTACACCCAAGCATCTTTTCTTGGCATCAATCTTGTTAGTGATGGGCACACAATCATAGAATTTTCCCAGCTTCGCAACTGGGGGGAGTGCCACTCATGGTCTAATTTTACTGCTGCTCCATTTTCTGTTGGTGGGGGGCGCTTGATCACTTTTTCAAATCCTTGTGAATATTTTTCAGTAGGCAAAGTAAAAGCCATGACTCTGTCTCTCTCGGTCTTGGTGGCAATTGAGATGTTCAATTCTCTGAATGCCCTCTCAGAAGAGAATAGTTTGAGGAAATTACCACCTTGGAGGAACCCCTGGCTTTTGGTAGCCATGTCAGTGTCACTAGGACTGCATTGCCTCATCCTCTACATCCCATTCCTCGCGGAGGTGTTTGGTGTTGCTCCACTAAGTTTGAATGAGTGGTTCATGGTGATTCTAATATCAGCACCTGTTATTCTTATTGATGAGATTCTAAAATTAGTGGTTAGGAGTCAAAGGAGGATGACAAAAAAGAAACAAGCATGA
- the LOC130746305 gene encoding calcium-binding protein KIC — translation MESNKDMKKTTMEAEEFEDLLPVMAEKLDVETFVSELCGGFKLLSDPETGLISSESLMRNSALLGMDGMTKEDAEEMVKQGDLDGDGSLNETEFCILMVRLSPGMMEDAESWLEKALEEEFRKSST, via the coding sequence ATGGAAAGCAACAAGGACATGAAGAAAACCACCATGGAAGCAGAAGAGTTTGAGGACTTGCTACCAGTGATGGCAGAGAAGCTTGATGTGGAAACCTTCGTGTCTGAACTATGTGGGGGCTTCAAGCTTCTATCAGATCCTGAAACAGGTTTGATCTCAAGCGAGAGTCTGATGAGAAATTCAGCTCTACTTGGCATGGATGGGATGACCAAGGAGGATGCAGAGGAGATGGTTAAACAGGGTGATCTTGATGGAGATGGAAGCCTGAATGAGACTGAATTTTGCATCCTCATGGTGAGGCTTAGCCCTGGAATGATGGAGGATGCTGAGTCGTGGTTGGAGAAGGCACTTGAAGAAGAGTTCAGAAAATCATCAACTTAG
- the LOC130746308 gene encoding U-box domain-containing protein 43-like — protein sequence MMVLDMLTSGPTSTAISQIIETIGEFVSHADNVLVNKDSFNELAAYMERITPILKELRKEKVSNSETFNHAIEVMSREIKDAKQLAQECSEKSKFYLLVNCRSIVVRLEKHTKELSKAIALLPLATTGLSSGIMEEIEKLRENMQTAGFKAALAEEEILEKIESGIRENNVDRLYANNLVILISEALGITNQRSTLKIELEEFKKEIENARVEKELFEARQMDQIIALLERADVASSPRERQLKHLAKRQSLGSQILEPLQSFYCPITHDVMVDPVETSSAHTFERSAIEKWVAEGNKLCPLTLIPLDISILRPNKTLKQSIEEWKDRNTIIKIGALKEKIQSGDDVLDDLGTLKELCEQKDQHREWVILENYIPVLIQILGSRNREIRNLALAILYSLAKDNEEAKEKIAAVDNAIESIVPSLGRRPGERKIAVTLLLELSKCDLAREHIGKVQGCILLLVTMSSGDDNQAAKDATELLENLSYSDQNVIQMAKANYFKHLLQRLSTGPDDVKMIMAKTLAEMELTDHNKELLFDCGVLTPLLHLFSHNDLQVKTEATKALRNLSSLKKNGLEMIRQGAGRPLLGLLFLHNMHTSSLWEDVAAIVMQLAASAISQDAQAPVSLLESDEDVFNLFCLIRVTLPEVQQKIILTFYILCQSPLASYIRTKLNECPAIPDLVRLWENENLNLRASAVKLLSCLVESCDEAIIVEIVDQKCIDTLIRILKSSSDEEEIHSAMGIICYIPEIDQITQWLLDAGALPIIYRHVKDGRDRDLQRSKLVENATGALCRFTVPTNLEWQKTAAETGIITVLVQLLENGTTLTKQRAALSLAQFSESSLRLSTPIPKRKGLCCFSAPAEIGCRVHGGKCTVNSSFCLLEAEAVGPLTRILGESDPGVCEASLDALLTLIEGERLLSGSKVLADAKAIPLIIKFLVSTSSGLQEKSLQALERIFQLLEFRQMYGASAQMPLVDLTQRGSGSVRSISARILAHLNVLQDQSSYF from the exons ATGATGGTTCTAGATATGCTCACTTCTGGTCCTACCTCAACTGCCATTTCTCAAATTATAGAGACCATTGGTGAGTTCGTAAGCCATGCCGATAATGTCCTTGTGAACAAGGATAGTTTTAATGAACTTGCAGCTTACATGGAAAGAATTACGCCCATCTTAAAAGAATTGAGGAAAGAAAAAGTCAGTAATTCTGAGACATTCAACCATGCCATTGAGGTTATGAGCCGAGAAATTAAAGATGCAAAGCAACTGGCTCAAGAATGCAGCGAGAAGAGCAAGTTTTATCTCCTAGTGAATTGCAGGTCCATTGTTGTGCGCTTAGAAAAACACACAAAGGAGCTGAGCAAGGCTATTGCTCTTCTTCCTTTAGCCACAACCGGTCTTTCTTCAGGAATAATGGAAGAAATTGAAAAGCTGCGTGAAAATATGCAGACAGCTGGGTTTAAGGCAGCTTTAGCAGAAGAAGAGATTTTAGAGAAAATTGAGTCAGGGATAAGGGAAAACAATGTTGATCGTTTGTATGCCAATAACTTGGTGATCCTCATTTCAGAGGCTCTCGGGATTACAAATCAGAGGTCAACACTGAAGATAGAACTTGAAGAGTTTAAGAAAGAAATTGAAAATGCCCGTGTTGAGAAGGAATTGTTTGAAGCTAGGCAAATGGATCAGATCATTGCTTTGTTGGAAAGGGCTGATGTAGCCTCATCACCTAGGGAAAGGCAACTCAAACACTTGGCCAAACGCCAATCTTTGGGTAGTCAAATCTTGGAGCCTTTACAGTCATTTTATTGTCCCATCACCCATGATGTTATGGTGGACCCTGTCGAAACTTCATCAGCGCACACGTTTGAGAGAAGTGCAATAGAGAAGTGGGTTGCAGAAGGAAACAAATTGTGTCCTCTGACCTTGATTCCTCTAGACATATCAATTTTGAGACCTAACAAAACTTTGAAACAATCCATAGAAGAATGGAAGGATAGAAATACAATCATTAAAATTGGtgcattaaaagaaaaaatccaGTCCGGAGATGATGTGCTGGATGATCTGGGAACTCTAAAGGAGTTGTGTGAACAAAAAGACCAACACAGGGAATGGGTAATACTGGAGAATTACATACCAGTTCTTATCCAAATTCTTGGTTCAAGAAACCGTGAAATAAGGAATCTTGCTCTTGCCATTCTTTACTCGCTGGCAAAGGATAATGAAGAAGCTAAG GAAAAAATTGCAGCTGTTGATAATGCAATTGAATCCATTGTCCCCTCCCTTGGACGTCGTCCAGGGGAAAGGAAGATAGCAGTAACATTATTGCTCGAATTGTCCAAATGTGATTTGGCACGAGAACACATTGGAAAAGTTCAAGGTTGCATACTGCTATTGGTGACTATGTCTAGCGGAGATGACAATCAAGCTGCCAAAGATGCGACAGAGCTATTGGAGAATCTTTCTTACTCTGATCAAAATGTTATACAAATGGCAAAGGCaaattatttcaagcatttATTGCAGCGTCTCTCCACAG GACCAGATGATGTCAAGATGATTATGGCTAAAACTTTAGCAGAAATGGAGTTAACAGACCACAATAAGGAGTTGTTGTTTGATTGCGGTGTACTGACTCCACTTCTTCACTTGTTCTCTCATAACGATCTTCAGGTGAAAACAGAGGCCACTAAAGCTCTTAGGAATCTATCAAGTTTAAAGAAAAATGGACTAGAGATGATTAGACAAGGGGCTGGACGACCGTTGCTTGGCCTCCTTTTCCTTCACAACATGCACACCTCAAGTTTGTGGGAAGATGTAGCAGCCATAGTTATGCAACTTGCTGCATCAGCAATCTCTCAAGATGCCCAAGCACCAGTTTCATTACTAGAATCTGATGAAGATGTTTTTAACCTCTTTTGTTTAATTAGGGTCACACTGCCTGAGGTGCAACAAAAAATTATCCTGACCTTTTATATATTGTGTCAGTCACCCTTGGCTTCATATATCAGGACCAAGCTGAATGAG TGCCCAGCTATACCAGACTTGGTTCGGTTGTGGGAGAATGAAAATCTAAACCTACGAGCAAGTGCTGTAAAGTTATTATCTTGCTTGGTGGAAAGTTGTGATGAAGCCATCATAGTGGAGATTGTTGATCAGAAGTGCATTGATACTTTAATCAGGATCCTTAAATCTTCATCAGATGAAGAGGAAATACATTCTGCTATGGGAATAATATGTTATATTCCAGAAATTGACCAGATAACACAATGGCTTCTGGATGCCGGTGCCCTGCCAATCATTTACAGGCATGTCAAAGATGGGAGAGACAGAGATCTTCAGAGGAGTAAATTAGTGGAGAATGCCACTGGTGCCCTTTGTCGTTTTACAGTTCCAACAAACTTGGAGTGGCAAAAGACTGCAGCTGAAACTGGGATCATAACTGTTTTAGTGCAGTTGCTTGAAAACGGAACTACCTTAACAAAACAACGCGCAGCTTTGTCTCTTGCTCAATTTTCTGAAAGTTCACTCAGGCTCAGCACGCCAATACCGAAGCGCAAAGGACTATGTTGCTTCTCAGCTCCAGCAGAAATTGGCTGCAGAGTTCATGGAGGAAAATGCACAGTCAACTCATCATTTTGCCTTTTGGAGGCCGAAGCTGTGGGACCGCTTACAAGGATTCTTGGGGAGTCTGATCCTGGGGTTTGTGAGGCTTCTTTGGATGCTCTATTAACATTAATTGAGGGTGAAAGACTACTGAGTGGCAGTAAAGTGCTTGCTGACGCAAAGGCTATACCGCTAATAATAAAATTTCTGGTTTCTACCTCCTCTGGGTTGCAAGAGAAGTCTCTACAAGCATTGGAAAGGATTTTCCAGCTATTGGAGTTCAGACAGATGTATGGAGCCTCAGCTCAAATGCCTCTAGTTGACTTAACTCAGCGGGGTAGTGGTAGTGTGAGATCCATTTCAGCTAGGATATTGGCACACTTGAACGTGCTTCAGGATCAATCTTCATATTTCTGA
- the LOC130746304 gene encoding serine/arginine-rich splicing factor RS31-like isoform X1: MRPIFAGNLEYDTRQSELERLFSKYGRIERLDMKSGFAFVYFEDERDGEEAIRALDNIPFGYDKRRLSVEWARGERGRNRDPPKANQRPTKTLFVINFDPIRTRVRDIEKHFEPYGKLHHVRIRRNFAFVQFETQEDATKALECTNMSKILDRVVTVEYALRDDSERGDHYDSPRRGGGYARSPSPAYRRRPSPDYGRPRSPVYDRYNGPDRRRSPDYGRPRSPDYGRTRSPDYGRPRSPVNARFRSRSPVRRSRT, encoded by the exons ATGAGGCCGATTTTCGCTGGGAACTTGGAGTATGATACCCGTCAGTCTGAGCTTGAACGCTTGTTCTCCAAGTATGGCAGGATTGAACGCTTGGACATGAAATCTG GTTTTGCTTTTGTCTATTTTGAGGATGAgcgtgatggtgaagaagcaaTTCGCGCACTTGACAATATTCCATTTGGTTATGACAAGCGACGTCTGTCTGTGGAGTGGGCTAGG GGTGAACGTGGGCGTAATCGTGATCCCCCAAAGGCAAACCAGAGGCCCACAAAAACCCTATTTGTGATTAACTTTGACCCAATTCGTACTAGAGTTCGTGATATAGAAAAGCACTTTGAACCTTATGGCAAGCTTCATCATGTTCGAATTCGTAGGAACTTCGCATTTGTGCAGTTTGAAACACAAGAAGATGCTACCAAAGCTCTAGAGTGTACAAATATGAG TAAGATACTGGACAGGGTGGTGACTGTAGAGTATGCTCTGAGGGATGATAGTGAGAGGGGTGACCATTATGACAGCCCTAGAAGAGGAGGGGGTTATGCAAGGTCGCCTAGTCCAGCTTATCGAAGGCGACCAAGTCCTGATTATGGTCGTCCTCGCAGTCCTGTATATGATAGGTATAATGGACCAGACAGGCGGAGGAGTCCTGATTATGGCAGGCCTAGGAGTCCTGATTATGGCAGGACCAGGAGTCCTGATTATGGCAGGCCCAGGAGCCCTGTAAATGCTAGATTTCGCAG CCGTTCACCTGTAAGGAGGTCAAGAACTTAG